The following coding sequences are from one Saccopteryx bilineata isolate mSacBil1 chromosome 3, mSacBil1_pri_phased_curated, whole genome shotgun sequence window:
- the FNDC10 gene encoding fibronectin type III domain-containing protein 10, producing the protein MMRAPPPPLLLQLMLMLLAICLLPPCTAVSPTPPGWEPAADAPWCPYKVLPEGPEAGGGRLCFRSPARGFRCQAPGCAVHASAGHLLRASVLRNRSVLLQWRLPPAEARRVRAFALNCSWRGAYTRFPCERVLLGASCRDYLLPDVHDGVRYRLCLQLLPLRAEHSAAATPESSEPTECVEFAAEPAGMREIVVAMTAVGGSICVMLVVICLLVAYITENLMHPAFGRPGLRRQP; encoded by the coding sequence ATGATGcgcgccccgccgccgccgctgctgctgcagctgatgctgatgctgctagCCATCTGTTTGCTGCCGCCCTGCACTGCGGTCTCCCCGACGCCCCCGGGCTGGGAGCCGGCGGCCGATGCGCCCTGGTGCCCTTACAAGGTGCTGCCCGAGGGCCCCGAGGCGGGCGGCGGGCGCTTGTGCTTCCGCAGTCCCGCGCGCGGCTTCCGCTGCCAGGCGCCGGGCTGTGCGGTGCACGCTTCGGCCGGCCACTTGCTGCGCGCCAGCGTCCTGCGCAACCGCAGCGTGCTGCTGCAGTGGCGCCTGCCGCCCGCCGAGGCGCGCCGCGTGCGCGCATTCGCGCTCAACTGCTCGTGGCGCGGTGCCTACACGCGCTTCCCGTGCGAGCGCGTGCTGCTTGGCGCCTCCTGCCGCGACTACCTGCTGCCCGACGTGCACGACGGCGTGCGCTACCGTCTGTGCCTGCAGCTGTTGCCGCTGCGCGCCGAGCACTCCGCCGCCGCTACCCCGGAGTCCTCCGAGCCCACCGAATGCGTGGAGTTCGCCGCCGAGCCGGCCGGCATGCGAGAGATCGTTGTGGCCATGACAGCGGTGGGTGGCTCCATCTGCGTCATGCTCGTGGTCATCTGCCTGCTCGTGGCCTACATCACCGAGAACCTCATGCACCCGGCCTTCGGGCGCCCAGGCCTACGCAGGCAGCCCTGA